In the Planktothrix sp. FACHB-1365 genome, one interval contains:
- a CDS encoding DUF3536 domain-containing protein, whose product MVSTSNFQAFGIADTHLNFAGSELTQSPEFDSPSTATGVYVTIHGHFYQPPRENPYLNVVERQSSAAPYHNWNERIHHECYRPNAFARILNDRSEVVGIVNNYEYLSFNIGPTLMSWLERYDMEVYQKILEADRKSCQRLNGHGNAIAQVYNHIIMPLANERDKYTQIRWAKADFRSRFGRDPEGLWLAETAIDYATLEVLVNEGIRFTILAPSQAQRCRPFATSDSPDPEWEEVGGSQIDTTRPYRCYLQDKTGAKDESRYLDIFFYDGPISRDMGFNDVLNSSHHLSGRIGQAVRGDHRPTQLISVATDGETFGHHRGGTEKCLAYAFVAEFPQNGWTVTNFAHYLSLHPPTWEVQLKPVTAWSCSHGVDRWQDDCGCAAGGGWHQQWRRPLRDTLNGLRDRLIEIYDQYGCQFFHDPWVARDNYIQVIRDRSDVNINAFFAQHQTHDLTHSEQVDALRLLEMQRHCLLMFTSCGWFFEELSRPEGVQILCYASRAIELAAEVAGVELEREFIFNLALAPSNVELFKTGDEVYRQLVATARVSLKQVAAHYAITSLFTTYQREQRLYCYNAQQLDYQMQRMGSLNLAVGEVLLVSEITREQTHFVFAVFHLGGWDFHCCIQPFSGRRAYFELKRRLFEALQEASAAHLMLRLVQSFGDDSFSLRDLFAEERQRIMGLLCHETLTRLDQLYTQVYRDNYGIMMAFHRDELEVPPELQVATEVALGNRFLTSVRALESESSEGRLSINHLGELEAIAKEAQLLRCRLQHSEVKESFERLIIQFLWRRLQDHDLGTIAEDLENLQRLIQLNYNLNLGVSLNQAQEFYFQYLKTHIIPLCLGYLQRNHQEIYVDLAENNNSDTRVAVQIASEGHTWQLHQIRRLLQLGQTLGLDVQEWLNLLG is encoded by the coding sequence ATGGTTTCTACATCTAATTTTCAGGCTTTTGGAATTGCTGATACTCACCTCAATTTTGCGGGGTCAGAATTAACTCAATCCCCTGAATTTGATTCCCCATCCACGGCGACGGGAGTTTATGTCACCATTCACGGACATTTTTATCAACCTCCCCGTGAAAATCCCTATCTCAATGTAGTTGAACGTCAATCTAGTGCCGCCCCCTATCATAACTGGAATGAACGCATTCATCATGAATGTTATCGTCCGAATGCCTTTGCTCGGATTCTCAATGATCGCAGCGAAGTGGTGGGAATTGTCAATAATTATGAATATTTAAGCTTTAATATTGGCCCTACCTTGATGAGTTGGTTAGAACGCTATGACATGGAGGTTTATCAGAAAATTCTGGAAGCCGATCGCAAAAGTTGTCAACGCTTAAATGGACATGGAAATGCGATCGCTCAGGTCTATAATCATATCATTATGCCCTTAGCCAATGAACGGGATAAATATACCCAAATTCGTTGGGCAAAAGCAGATTTTCGCTCTCGTTTTGGCCGTGATCCCGAAGGACTCTGGTTAGCAGAAACAGCGATAGACTATGCCACCCTAGAAGTATTAGTCAATGAAGGCATCCGCTTTACCATTTTAGCCCCTTCCCAAGCCCAACGCTGTCGGCCCTTTGCCACATCGGATTCTCCTGACCCAGAATGGGAGGAAGTGGGGGGAAGTCAAATTGATACCACCCGTCCCTATCGCTGTTATCTGCAAGACAAAACCGGAGCCAAAGACGAATCTCGTTATCTGGATATTTTCTTCTATGATGGCCCCATCTCCCGTGATATGGGGTTTAATGATGTTTTAAATAGTTCCCATCACCTATCGGGACGCATCGGCCAAGCCGTCCGGGGAGATCATCGTCCCACACAATTAATTTCTGTGGCAACCGATGGCGAAACCTTTGGCCATCACCGAGGAGGAACAGAAAAATGTTTAGCTTATGCCTTTGTGGCAGAATTTCCCCAGAATGGCTGGACAGTGACAAATTTTGCCCATTATTTAAGCTTACATCCCCCCACTTGGGAAGTGCAACTCAAACCCGTGACCGCCTGGAGTTGTAGTCATGGGGTAGACCGATGGCAGGATGACTGCGGTTGTGCTGCTGGAGGCGGATGGCATCAACAATGGCGTCGTCCTCTGCGGGATACATTAAATGGATTACGCGATCGCTTAATTGAAATTTATGATCAATATGGTTGTCAATTCTTCCATGATCCTTGGGTAGCTAGAGATAATTATATCCAAGTGATTCGGGATCGTTCTGATGTCAATATTAATGCTTTTTTTGCCCAACATCAAACCCATGATCTGACTCATTCAGAACAGGTAGACGCTTTACGACTATTAGAAATGCAGCGTCATTGTCTGTTAATGTTTACCAGTTGTGGCTGGTTTTTTGAAGAATTATCTCGACCCGAAGGTGTGCAAATTTTATGCTATGCCAGTCGTGCCATTGAATTAGCAGCAGAAGTTGCAGGGGTAGAATTAGAGAGGGAATTTATCTTTAATTTAGCTTTAGCACCCAGTAACGTTGAATTATTTAAAACTGGGGATGAAGTTTATCGTCAATTAGTCGCAACGGCGCGAGTTAGTTTAAAACAAGTCGCTGCCCATTATGCCATTACTTCGTTGTTTACGACTTACCAAAGAGAACAACGGCTGTATTGTTATAATGCTCAACAATTAGACTATCAAATGCAGCGTATGGGGTCTTTGAACCTAGCAGTGGGTGAAGTTTTATTAGTGTCGGAAATTACACGAGAACAAACCCATTTCGTGTTTGCTGTTTTTCATTTAGGCGGTTGGGATTTCCATTGCTGTATTCAACCTTTTAGCGGGCGACGAGCCTATTTTGAATTAAAACGGCGATTATTTGAGGCATTACAGGAAGCGAGTGCTGCTCATTTAATGTTGCGATTAGTCCAGAGCTTTGGCGATGATTCCTTTAGTTTACGGGATTTATTTGCTGAAGAACGGCAGCGAATTATGGGGTTATTGTGTCATGAAACCTTAACTCGTTTAGATCAATTGTATACTCAGGTTTATCGAGATAATTATGGAATTATGATGGCATTTCATCGGGATGAATTAGAGGTTCCTCCTGAGTTACAAGTCGCAACAGAAGTGGCATTAGGGAATCGATTTTTAACCAGTGTTCGCGCCTTAGAATCGGAAAGCAGTGAAGGACGATTAAGTATTAATCATTTGGGAGAATTAGAAGCGATCGCCAAAGAAGCTCAATTATTACGATGTCGGCTACAACATTCAGAGGTTAAAGAGAGTTTTGAACGATTAATTATTCAGTTTCTCTGGCGACGGTTACAAGATCATGACCTAGGGACAATTGCCGAAGATTTAGAGAATTTACAACGGTTAATTCAACTCAATTATAACTTGAATTTAGGCGTTTCTTTAAATCAAGCCCAGGAATTTTATTTCCAATATCTGAAGACCCATATTATTCCATTGTGTTTAGGTTATTTACAACGAAATCAT